AATCCCGCAGACTCACGCTCAGGGAAATCAGGAAGAAAATACTGCGTGATTCTCCAGACTGAGCAGAATAGTAGATTTATCGGTATTTTTTCGAAATATCCTTATAATCCACTTCCCGCTTGTGTACTATTTCCCGTGGTTTTTCAGTTAACAGTGAGGTTCTTAGTTGCTCATAATTCCCGCAATAGACTTAAAAGACGGAAACTGCGTGCGGCTTCTCAGGGGGGAAGAAGGCACGGAGACCGTGTTTTCAGACAGCCCTTCTGACACCGCGAAAAAGTGGGAGACGGGCAGAGCCGAGTGGATTCACGTCGTGGACCTTGACGGTGCCTTCAGGGGAAACCCGAGGAATTTCGAAGCCGTGCACCAGATAGTCCGCTCCGTTTCCTCAAGCATCCAGGTGGGAGGCGGAATAAGAAACATCGCCACGGTGGAGAGATACCTCGAAATTGGTATCAAAAGAGTGATAATAGGCACTTCGGCCTTTACCGACAGGGAGTTTCTCGAGGACGTCTGCGGAAGATTCCCCGGAAGAATAGCCGTCGGGGTCGACACCAGGGGCGGGAAAGTAGCCCTTCGGGGATGGAAGGAGACAGTAGACGCGTCCATTGAGCGGACGATGCTTGAATTCCGCGATATCGGAGTGTCGCTTGTGATTCACACAAACGTCGACAGGGACGGAACAATGGAAGGAACCGACACGGCTTCAGTAAAGGATTTTCTTTCCATCTGCCCCCTTCCTGTAATCGTTTCAGGCGGCATCGCGTCGCTCGGCGACCTTGAAAAGATACAGTCAATCGGGGAGACGAACCTTGTGGGGGCGATTCTCGGAAAATCGCTTTACTCGGGCTCCATAGACCTTGGAGACGCCATAAGAAGGTTTCAGTGAAATGGTTTCAAAACGGATAATTCCATGTCTTGATGTAAAGGACGGGAGAGTGGTAAAAGGGGTTCGCTTTGTTAACCTCAGGGACGCCGGAGACCCTGTTGAGGTAGCGAAAAAGTACAGCGAAGAGGGCGCTGACGAGATAACCTTTCTCGATATCACCGCCTCGCACGAAAAGAGGAAAACCATGATAGACGTAGTCGAGCGGACCGCGAGCGAGGTCTTCGTTCCCCTGACCGTCGGAGGGGGGCTGAGAACCGTGGAAGACGTAAGGGAGCTTCTGCTGGCGGGGGCGGACAAGGTAACGATCAACACGGCGGCAATAGCGGAACCGGATTTCGTAAGACGTGCTTCCCATAGGTTCGGAAGCCAGTGCATAGTGGTAGCCATAGACGCGAGGAGAAGAGAAGGCGACGGATGGGAAGTCTTCACCCACGGCGGACGCAACCCGACCGGAATAGACGCCGTCGGGTGGGCCGCGAAGATGGAGAACTTCGGAGCGGGAGAGATTCTTCTTACGAGCATGGACAGGGACGGCACCGAGGACGGGTACGATCTTTCACTCACAAG
The window above is part of the Candidatus Dadabacteria bacterium genome. Proteins encoded here:
- the hisA gene encoding 1-(5-phosphoribosyl)-5-[(5-phosphoribosylamino)methylideneamino]imidazole-4-carboxamide isomerase, whose translation is MLIIPAIDLKDGNCVRLLRGEEGTETVFSDSPSDTAKKWETGRAEWIHVVDLDGAFRGNPRNFEAVHQIVRSVSSSIQVGGGIRNIATVERYLEIGIKRVIIGTSAFTDREFLEDVCGRFPGRIAVGVDTRGGKVALRGWKETVDASIERTMLEFRDIGVSLVIHTNVDRDGTMEGTDTASVKDFLSICPLPVIVSGGIASLGDLEKIQSIGETNLVGAILGKSLYSGSIDLGDAIRRFQ
- the hisF gene encoding imidazole glycerol phosphate synthase subunit HisF; this translates as MVSKRIIPCLDVKDGRVVKGVRFVNLRDAGDPVEVAKKYSEEGADEITFLDITASHEKRKTMIDVVERTASEVFVPLTVGGGLRTVEDVRELLLAGADKVTINTAAIAEPDFVRRASHRFGSQCIVVAIDARRREGDGWEVFTHGGRNPTGIDAVGWAAKMENFGAGEILLTSMDRDGTEDGYDLSLTRTISETVGIPVIASGGAGRLEHLVEAVEAGRADAVLCASIFHYGKYSINEAKQFLSEKGILVRLV